In Haliscomenobacter hydrossis DSM 1100, the DNA window TCAGCGGAATCTACATCCAAGGATTCAAGGACGCGAACTGCCAAGCTTTCTTTTTCGGATACAATCCCCAAAAGAAGATGCTCTGTACCGATAAAGTCATGCCCTAAGCGGAAAGCTTCTTCCCGGCTTTTTTTAATGACTTCCTTTACCTTGAGTGAAAATCTTCGGTTATTCATGTTGTGCTGAAATTCTAAAGTAAGTTTAGAACGACCTTTTTGTTGCAAGAATCAAGCCATCTTTTGACGCTGTCAGGCTTTGAAAGTCATCTTTGTTGAACTTGAACGCTGCTCCAGCAATAATAATGTTTCTGGTCAACGTGTCCAAATCAAAATTTTTGCAAAAATTAATCCATTTTGCGCTAAAAAACAAACCCTGTTTTGGACAAAATGTAAAACTCGTGCAAATTAATTTACGAAACACCAAATGAGGGATTCTGGTTTAAACTCAAATTAACTACATTTGGAACTTGGAATCGCTCAAAGCTTTTGGATAAATTCCAAATAACAGCTTTCGCTTTCCACTGTAATGCTTATATTTGCCCGGAAAATAGATCAACTACCCTTAGCACATGAAATATTCAGTTGATAAACAAGACCGTTATACGGTCTTCCAAGTAGAAGAGGAGAATTTGAACTCCATTGTGGCTCCTGACCTGAAGTCAGAAATTGTCATTCTTTTTAACGAAGGAGTAAACAACTTGATTTTTGATCTCTCCAGAGTAAAATATGTCGATTCTTCCGGTTTGAGTGCCATTCTGACAGCCGACCGCTTGTGGAAAGAGCAAGGCAGTTTCGTTCTGACAGGTATTGAACACCCGGCAGTGCAAAAACTGATTGAAATTTCTCGCCTCGATACGGTCTTGTCCTTGGTGCCTACCAAAGCAGAAGCCGTAGAGTACGTCTTTATGGAGGAGTTGCAGCGGGAATTGGAGAAGGAGGAAGAAGAGGAAGAATAAAGGGTTCGAAGGTTCGAAGGTTCGACGTTCGGGGGTTCGACATCGGGCACCTCGACTTCGCTCGGTGACCGATGTCGAACCCCCGAACCCCCGAACCTCCGAACCCTAAACCAATCTTTCCAAATCCCGGATCAGGATGCTGCGCCGATTAAAATAGATCAAATTTGACTTGCGGAGCTCATTTAAGACCGAGGTAACCGTTTGTCGGGAAGTTCCCGTATAATTGGCGATGTCCTGTTGGGTCATACTGTGTTTAATCAAGAGTTCAAAACCAATTTTTTTGCCCTGGTTTTCTGCCGAGTCTTTCAAAAAATCGATAATTCTTTCGCGGGCATCTTTAAACATCAGCGCTTCGAGGCGTGCTTCTGCCCTCCGTAGCCTGCTCCCCAACCAATCGACAATCTCCATGGATAAACTGGGATGTCTCCGGATTAGCTTGCGAAATGCCTCAATCGGGATGCGCAAGAGCTGAGCTTCATCCTGCATGGAGAACGCATTTTCCTGGCGTTCTTTTTCGCCCACCAGTCCCAGATCGCCAAAAAGTGCGATGGGAGACAGCATTTCTTTGATGATCTCCCGACCATCTTCTGAAAAGGAACAGACCTTCACCGATCCACGCAACAGCACAAACAGGTGATTCGAAATATCGCCCTTGCTGTAAATCACGCTATTTCGCTGGACTTGTTCCGACTGGCATAGCAACGCAAGCTCATGTAAATCTGCATAAGGAAGCTGTTCCAAAAAAGGAATTTGCCTTAAAAAAGCCACCACTGATGTGTCCCGCGTCGTTGTCATTGGCTAATATTTGGTTTTATTGCTGGCTTAGGAACGGAAACAAAATAAAGTAAACATTTGACTGGCTCTTTTTTGATTTTGCTGCGTTACTCGTCAGTTGCGTAGTGTACTATGCGCCTTCCTCGTGCCTTGCTAAATCAAAAAACAGCTAAGTCAACTCGTTTACTTTATTTCATTTCCGTTCCTTAATGGAATCGTAATACAGTAAATGGGCTAATACATAAATAGTTTAGACGGGTGAAATGTTCAAAAATGTTGGACAAGGAACGGCGGACGTCAGCTTATTGATGTCGGATACCTGATCTGGAACGACAGATTTAACTTGGTTGGGTTCCAGATTTCAAAGCAGTACCGCTTCGAAATCTGGAACTTGGAACTTTAGCCTTAAAATTCAACGCGATAGCTCAAAATGGGAATGATACCCAATTGTTTTTTCTCCAGAACTTTTTCTTGGAGGTGGTCATAATAGAAAAAGCCAGCGTTTTGCTGATTGCTGGCGTTCTGAATGTCCAGCGCAAAGGTGTTGTTCCGGCCAGCCCGGTTCCATTTGAAATACAAACGGGTATCCAAACGGAAATAAGTAGCACTTTTTAAGGTAAAAGCAGGGTCAATGCGCTCATTGTTGGTGATGATCGTAAAAGAAGGCACGGTAATTTCCTCAAGTTTAGAGAGGGTGACGTCAACCGGCGTTTGCCGCAAATTACCCATCACTACTGCCCGACCATTGATTCCCCAGAGCTTTACTTTACCGGCTTTGCGTTCTTTGCGCCATTCTTTACCGGCAGTTGCATTGAATACAAAGCGCCCGTCAAAGTGGCTGCTTCGCCAATCGTTGTTGCCAAAGGTTTGGGCATAGGCACTGCTGTTGTTGCGGTACTCCGAACGATAGATGGAACTGTTGGCCAGTAAATAAAATCCTTTCTCCAGATAGCGACGCAAGTTGAGTTCTACCCCGTAATTGCGGGCTTCACCATCGGCGTTTAATACTTCGGGGATGCTGAAATCACTGAGCAAAACAGGCACCCGTTCATTGCTGAAATTACTGGACAACATTTGGAAGGAGTAGGGGAGTATCGCTACTTTAGTTTGCTTTTGGTAGTAAGCTTGTATTTCTACACTGGTGGATGGGCCGGTTTGAACCTGGAACCCGATGCTGCTCTGTTGGCTTTTGACCAAAGACAAAGGCTGCGCCACATCGCTTACCGGCAAGATGGGTCTTTGACTGAATTCACCAAAAGAAAGCGTCAGTTTTTTGGTGGCATCCAGGCGATAAGCAAGATTGAGACGGGGTTCCAAACTGCTGATGGATCCTTTTTCAAGTGCTACGGTATTCAGCAGTTTTAAATAGTGGATGCCCAATTCCCACTCTAAATTACCAAAATCCAGTTTGGTAGAAGTGTAGGGCTGAATGATCTCTCCTCCATTGTACAACACCCCTACTTTTATGGTTTGCCGAGGATTCGGTTTGAGGTGCCAATAGGAATGTACACTGCGGCGGAATTGCCGAATTTGATCCCGCAAGTTGGGCCCAGCCTCTACGAAGTAAACGGAAAGGCGCTCACTGTTGTAACTTGAGTATGCAAAAGATGTATGCCACATGCCCTTTTGCCCAACTGGGAGTTTGAATGTGCCGCCAATCACCTGGGTAGAAGATTCAAAATCAATATCTTGGCGGTCTTTATCGAATTCCCAGGTCGTTGAGTCCCGATCACCTGTAAAAACATTTGAGCTGTTGCCGGCCATGCCAAAGAGGGTAAACTTGCCACCCTTGGCAAATGGGAAAACCAGATTCACCGCTACATCCTTAAAACTGATGGCTTCTCCGCCAAAATCCAATCCCAGATCACTCAAAAGCCCTAAAGTGGAATAACGTCCATTGATCAAATAGGAGGCGCCTCCGGCCTTGCCAATCGGGCCTTCAGCGGCGGCATCAAATCCGAGTACACTGGCTTGCAGGGTATATTCTTGTTGTTCGTTGTTGCCCGTACGCAGGCGCATGTCAAAAACGCCACCTAGTGCATTGCCATATCCCGCCGCATAATCGCCAGTCAAAAAAGCAGAATTGCCCAACATTTGGGTACTGAGCATGTTTACACCGCCACCCGTAAAGGTCGGCAAGTCGCTTTGTGAACCAGCATTGGGCGTATGATTTGGATTGAGAATATCCACTCCTTCCAACCTCCACAGGTTGGCGTTGGGGGTATTGCCCCGCACCGAAAGGAAATTGGCTTGGTCGTTGGTATTCACAACTCCAGGAAAAGCGCTAGCCGTGCGGGCGGGATCAAAAAAGACCCCCGGAAACCGCAGGGTGGTTTCATTGCTGATGCTGCGCACCGAAAGGTTGAGACTGCTGAGCTCCAGCGGAGCGGCTGTGATGCTGAGTTCACTCAGGGTGGTATAAGCAATATTCAGAGGTAGGTTCAATACGGTTTCCCGACCCGATTCAAGTAGCAATTCCGGTACCACCAGGGTATCGTACCCCACAAAGGAGACCCTCAGTCGATAACGGCCTACGGGCAAATTTTCAAACCGAAACTTTCCATTGTCATCGGTTGTGGTACCCAGGGTACTCCCTTCCAAAAGCACAGTTGCTCCCGGCAAGGCTTTTTGAGCAATAGCGTCAATGACCTGCCCTCGTAAGGTTTGCTCGGGCTTTTGTGCAAAGGAATAGGTAATGCTGCCCAAGACAAGAATAAACACAAAAAGCGATCTGAATAGTAAATTGGTTGACATGAAGGTATGATTAAGTCGGTAAATAGACTGCTAATGATTCTGCGCGCCAAATATACCTTTCAGCTCGCTAAAAAAGGAGAGAAAGTTCACTTTCTTAATCGCCCAATTTAGGGCAAGAGAAAGATTGTTACAATGATATTGCTTAAATATGAGAAAAAAAAGGTAAGATAACTAACCTAAATTAGGAAATAAATACTAATTTTGAACATCTCGTCATAATGAATCATCAAATTACTTTCCACAGGCTGCTTTAAGAGGCAGAAGCACTAGAATTTATTATATTTCTATTCAGCAATTTGATTTACAAGAAAATGTGAACTGCTGTTGTGTCTCGGCCTGAGATTCAGCCAGGATCAGTATGCAGTAAATTTACACAACAGGAAAAAATTTGTTTGGGTATTTCTTACAACTTATCCATAGAATAGATTCCTATGAATGAAACTAAAATGTTAGACATTTATTTGGGCGCTTCAGAGCTCTTGCAAAGCGCGGCGGTTTGGTTGGCCTCTGATGGCCGGATTTTGGGGGTCAACGCCTTGTTCGCTTCAGAATTGGGATACCCCCAAGAAGATTTGAAAGGAAAGTCCATCTTTCAAATCAATCCGCACCTCAATTTGATGGAATGGAAGAAAATTTGGAAAGCGTTAGAAAACTCCGGGCAAACTGACATTGAGTCGGACCACATCACCGCAAATGGGAAATTGTACCCCATCCGGATGAAAGCGGTGATGGTAGACATTGGTCTAGAAAAGGTTTGTATTGGCATCGTCAAAAACCTGATGGAGCTGACCCGCTATAAAGATATGCTGGAGTTGGTGACTGGCATGGCTAAAATTGGATCTTATGAACTGGATCTGGTAAGTGATGAACTGGTCACAACCGAAGAATTTTACCGCGTTTTGGGGTTAGAGAAAGTTACGCACCCTATGACCAGAGACGATTTTCGCCTGCTGATCAAACAGCACCTTGTGCCCGAAGAGCTGATTAATTTGGACAACAAAACCGACCTGGCCATCAGGGACGGAATTTCTACCGAAACGACGTTCACCATTACGACCAAAAATAAAGAAGTTAAACACCTTAAGTTATACGTTTATCCGCTTAGCAAGGAAGGGATAACCTACAAAATTTATGGCGCGGTTCAGGACATTACCCAACAAAGAGCAACGGTTCAACCCTTGGAACTGGTCAAATTCCTGATCGACAATGCCACCGAAATGATTTATTGGGTAAAAAGGGATGGAAAAGTTCGGTATTCCAATTATGCCTTTGTGGAAAGAATGGGGTACACCATGGAGGAGATAACCGAATTACACATCCACGATTTGGTGCCTGATGTAGTGGAAATCGGTTGGGAAAACCTTTTTGATCTTTTACGAGAAAAAAAGCATTTGGTCATTGAGCGAAACAAACGCTGCAAAGATGGGTCATTTTTCCCCGCTCAGGTCGTGGCCAATCATGTGGAGTACAACGGTGAATCTTTCATTTGCAAATATGTACGTGACCTGAGTGATATCCGCAAAACTGAAGCTGAATTGCGTCAGGCTGTTCAGGAAATTTCAGAACTAAAAAGACAGTTGGAATTGGAAAACAGCTATTTGCAAAGTGAGATTGAAATTGAGTACAACTTCAACAACATCATCACCGCAAGTGAAAGTTACAAAACAGTACTGCAGCAGGTTCAACAGGTTGCGCATACGGATGCAACGGTATTGATCACTGGAGAAACAGGCACGGGTAAAGAACTCCTGGCTCGGGCCATCCACAGCAATAGTGCACGCAGTAAAAAACAAATGATCAAAGTGAACTGTGCTGCACTGCCGGAAAGTTTGATCGAAAGTGAATTGTTCGGCCACGAAAAGGGCGCGTTTACCGGAGCCATACAAAAGAAACCTGGCCGCTTTGAATTGGCTCACCAGAGTACCATTTTCCTGGACGAAATCGGCGAGATGTCACTTGACGTTCAGGCAAAATTGCTGCGGGTGCTACAGGAAGGAGAATTTGAACGGGTAGGTGGATCGGAAACATTGCAATGCGATGTACGGGTAATCGCTGCGACCAACCGCAATCTTGAACAAATGATTGCGGAAGGAAAGTTTCGGCGGGATTTGTATTACCGCATTAGCGTTTTCCCCATTCACAATATTCCACTCCGCGAACGCAAAGAAGACATTGCCTTATTGATTCGACACTTTGTGAAAAAATTTTCCATCAAAACGGGTAAAAACATTGACAAAATCCCCCGTAGGGTATTTGATATTTTAGAGGAATATTGCTTCCCGGGTAACATCCGCGAGTTGGAAAACATCATCGAACGTTCGGTCATCCTTAGTCATCAACAGACCTTGAGTTTTGATATCATACCCTTCAAAAAAGGAGAAAAATCAATTGTTGAAGAAAATGGCTCGTTTAAATCTCTGGAAGAAATTCAACGTGAACACATCCTTAATGCCTTAAAAAAGACCCAGGGAAGGGTAAGTGGCCCCTCTGGTGCAGCGCGTTTGTTGGGATTAAACGATAAAACCTTATTCTCGAAAATGGCAAAACTGGGGATAAACGAGTAAATTAAATATTTCTCTTATGTCGTAAATTTCTTTTATTTAAGAAAAAAGCACAAGCAAAAACTTGTGCTTTTTTGATTTAATGAATTGATATTCAAAGTGTAAAAAAATTGGCACACAGATTGCAATACTAAGTTGTAGTAAAAGGATTTGTCATTGTGAATCAGCAATAATCGCTTTACAATTAACAATCTCAACCCTCAATAGTACGGCTTTACCATAGCCCATAATAAGTATTGGTAAATAGCCAGAACTACTGTAATACTGTATTTTTGACACTGTATCGCCTTAGCTAAGCTATAGGTGCAGGTACTGCCAAGTGAGGTAGCCTTAATGGGAACATTGTAGTTAAGAGCATATCCACCAAGTACTCAGGTGCTTGGTGGATACTTTTTGTGGAAGCTATTCAACAACGCAAAATACGATCTGCCTGGTAATCAGGATTGTCGAGATAAAGAAGCATTTTAGTTTATTTATAAGGTTCACATTTTCTTGTGAGGTTGTCTGCTAGGTCTTTGACAGCCTCTTTTTTTTTGCCCAAAATTTTCGTGGATTCAACTTGTACGTACAAGTTTATTTCGTAGCTTTGTCTCGACAACCGTTTCTATCCATGGAAAATACCTTGCAATACAAAAATCTCTACAACCGGCTCAAAAAGGAAATCCTTGCTGACGTGTACCCCTTAGGTAGCGTTTTGCCGTCGGAAAACGAACTCTGTGCCGCATCAAGCCTGGCAAGATCAACGGTAAGGCAAGCTTTAAGCCAATTAGAAACCGAGGGATACATTGTCAAACAGAAAGGTAAAGGCAGCATTGTCAAGTCCAAGAGCAGGGCTTTAAACCTCTTGTCTTTTCATGGATTTTCAGCAACGGTGGAGCAGGACGAAATTTTCACCTTGTCCGTACAGGAGCCCCTGATCCAGCCCTGGCCAGCTGATTTCTTTTTTGACCTCAATGAAATTGAAAGCGGAGCAGGGTGTATCCATTTTTCGCGAGTGCGTTCCATTGACCAGCAGCCGGTGATGTTTGAAAGTACTTATGTGCCGAATCTCAACCTGCCCAAATTTACCCGACAATTCCAATTGCATACCTCGTTTTTTGAGTTTCTCGGCAAAGAATACCATCTGGAAATAATGGGCATGGATCAACAAATTTGGGCAGTAGCGGCGGAGGCGGCAATTGCCACACACCTTCAGCTACCCATCGGCACACCCGTGTTGAAAATCAGTAGAAAATACCATACCAATCGCCCACACCTTCATCTCTATAGCCTGCTTTTTTGCAATACTGAAAAGTATGCGATGAGCAATTCAAGTGGTTTGGTTAACGCTTAAATGCCGGAAAATTATGACGAGCGAAGCTATAAAAATCAGTGGACATTACACCGCTGGTCAACAATGGACACCAGCCCAGGAAAACACGATCGCAGTGTATTCTCCCTTGGATGGTGCCTTGATCGGGGCCGTACCCATCGCTACTCCAGACACTATTGATCAAGTGGTGCACAATGCGTCCAGGGCATTCGTCGCCTGGTCAGCTACTCCGCTGAAAGAAAGGGTACAAGTACTTTTTCGTTTTAAAACCTTGCTGGAAAAACATGGTTCTGAGCTGGCCAATTTAATCCAATTGGAAAATGGCAAGACCTGGGCAGAAGCCAAAGCGGAAATCGACAAAGGGATCGAAGTTTTGGAATTTGCGACGTCCTTGCCACAAATTTGGGATCAGGGCGTTCTGGAAGTCAGCACGGGGGTGAGTTGCCAGTACGAACGTTTCCCCTTGGGAGTCGTACTCTCCATCGCACCATTTAACTTCCCGGCCATGGTACCCATGTGGACCATTCCCATCGCCATTGGTTGCGGCAATACCTTTATCCTCAAACCTTCCGAGTTGGTTCCGCTGACCGCTGTCCGCCTGGCCGAATTGTTTACAGAAGCAGGTCTGCCGAGAGGAGTATTCAACGTCGTGCACGGAGCTCGCGAAACCACAGAATACCTGATCGATCATCCGGGCATTCAGGCGCTGAGCTTTGTCGGTTCCACCAAAGTGGCCCGTTTGGTGTACCAGCGGGCTGCAACTTTGGGCAAAAAAGCACTGGCCCTGGGTGGTGCCAAAAACCACCTGGTTGTTGTTCCCGATGCCGACCCTGAAATTACCGCCAAAAACGTGGTGGCCTCGGCCATGGGTTGTGCTGGGCAACGCTGTATGGCGGCCAGTGTACTGATTTTGGTAGGTGATACGGGAAATATCCTGGATAAAATTGTGGCCGAAGCCCAAAAAATTAGGGTAGGAGAGGACTTGGGCGCTGTGATCAGCTCAGCCGCCAAAGCCAGAATTGAAGGCTATATCGATCGCGCTGAGGCAGCGGCTTACAACATCTTGGTAGATGGTCGTGGAGCTTCCGTAGCCGGAAAAGAAAAGGGTACTTATGTTGGTCCCACCTTGATTGAAGGCGTTCCTGCTGGAGCCGAATGTGCCTGTGATGAAATTTTTGGCCCCGTACTGTCTGTCCTTCGTACCAATACCCTGGATGAGGCACTGGCCATTGAAAACAGCAATCCTTATGGCAACGCAGCCTCTATTTACACGACTTCAGGAGCTGTAGCGCGCTACTTCGCCGAACGCGCCAGTGCAGGCATGGTGGGGATCAATATCGGCGTGCCCGTTCCCCGCGAACCCTTTTCTTTCGGGGGCTGGAACGAATCCAAATTCGGCCACGGCGACATCACCGGTATGGACGGCGTCCGCTTTTGGACCAAACTCAAAAAAGTAACCACCAAATGGACGGCCTCCGCTGCTCAGAACTGGATGAGCTAGATAGGGTGTGGGTTAGGGTGTGATGGTGTGGGTGTGTTGTCGGCAGCCTGCAAGATTATTCGTCAGCCCGCATTTTAAACCTTTGCAAAATATTGACATCATGCCAACCCACGACTTTAGTCGTGGGAAGCCACCAACTGCCCCAACCCACGAATTTATTCGTGGGCGAGTTCGTGGCCAGTAGGAGTCGACATCGTAACCAAAAATCTATGAAAGCAGCCATCTACCACGGAAAAGAGGACATCCGTGTCGAAAACATCGCCGATCCCGTCCTCACTGACGGCGAAATCCTCCTGGAGATCGAAGCCTGTAGTGTCTGCGGCACCGACCTGCGTACCTACCGCAATGGCGACAAAAAAATCGCTCCGCCCCG includes these proteins:
- a CDS encoding STAS domain-containing protein, yielding MKYSVDKQDRYTVFQVEEENLNSIVAPDLKSEIVILFNEGVNNLIFDLSRVKYVDSSGLSAILTADRLWKEQGSFVLTGIEHPAVQKLIEISRLDTVLSLVPTKAEAVEYVFMEELQRELEKEEEEEE
- a CDS encoding Crp/Fnr family transcriptional regulator, with product MTTTRDTSVVAFLRQIPFLEQLPYADLHELALLCQSEQVQRNSVIYSKGDISNHLFVLLRGSVKVCSFSEDGREIIKEMLSPIALFGDLGLVGEKERQENAFSMQDEAQLLRIPIEAFRKLIRRHPSLSMEIVDWLGSRLRRAEARLEALMFKDARERIIDFLKDSAENQGKKIGFELLIKHSMTQQDIANYTGTSRQTVTSVLNELRKSNLIYFNRRSILIRDLERLV
- a CDS encoding TonB-dependent receptor; translated protein: MSTNLLFRSLFVFILVLGSITYSFAQKPEQTLRGQVIDAIAQKALPGATVLLEGSTLGTTTDDNGKFRFENLPVGRYRLRVSFVGYDTLVVPELLLESGRETVLNLPLNIAYTTLSELSITAAPLELSSLNLSVRSISNETTLRFPGVFFDPARTASAFPGVVNTNDQANFLSVRGNTPNANLWRLEGVDILNPNHTPNAGSQSDLPTFTGGGVNMLSTQMLGNSAFLTGDYAAGYGNALGGVFDMRLRTGNNEQQEYTLQASVLGFDAAAEGPIGKAGGASYLINGRYSTLGLLSDLGLDFGGEAISFKDVAVNLVFPFAKGGKFTLFGMAGNSSNVFTGDRDSTTWEFDKDRQDIDFESSTQVIGGTFKLPVGQKGMWHTSFAYSSYNSERLSVYFVEAGPNLRDQIRQFRRSVHSYWHLKPNPRQTIKVGVLYNGGEIIQPYTSTKLDFGNLEWELGIHYLKLLNTVALEKGSISSLEPRLNLAYRLDATKKLTLSFGEFSQRPILPVSDVAQPLSLVKSQQSSIGFQVQTGPSTSVEIQAYYQKQTKVAILPYSFQMLSSNFSNERVPVLLSDFSIPEVLNADGEARNYGVELNLRRYLEKGFYLLANSSIYRSEYRNNSSAYAQTFGNNDWRSSHFDGRFVFNATAGKEWRKERKAGKVKLWGINGRAVVMGNLRQTPVDVTLSKLEEITVPSFTIITNNERIDPAFTLKSATYFRLDTRLYFKWNRAGRNNTFALDIQNASNQQNAGFFYYDHLQEKVLEKKQLGIIPILSYRVEF
- a CDS encoding sigma 54-interacting transcriptional regulator; protein product: MNETKMLDIYLGASELLQSAAVWLASDGRILGVNALFASELGYPQEDLKGKSIFQINPHLNLMEWKKIWKALENSGQTDIESDHITANGKLYPIRMKAVMVDIGLEKVCIGIVKNLMELTRYKDMLELVTGMAKIGSYELDLVSDELVTTEEFYRVLGLEKVTHPMTRDDFRLLIKQHLVPEELINLDNKTDLAIRDGISTETTFTITTKNKEVKHLKLYVYPLSKEGITYKIYGAVQDITQQRATVQPLELVKFLIDNATEMIYWVKRDGKVRYSNYAFVERMGYTMEEITELHIHDLVPDVVEIGWENLFDLLREKKHLVIERNKRCKDGSFFPAQVVANHVEYNGESFICKYVRDLSDIRKTEAELRQAVQEISELKRQLELENSYLQSEIEIEYNFNNIITASESYKTVLQQVQQVAHTDATVLITGETGTGKELLARAIHSNSARSKKQMIKVNCAALPESLIESELFGHEKGAFTGAIQKKPGRFELAHQSTIFLDEIGEMSLDVQAKLLRVLQEGEFERVGGSETLQCDVRVIAATNRNLEQMIAEGKFRRDLYYRISVFPIHNIPLRERKEDIALLIRHFVKKFSIKTGKNIDKIPRRVFDILEEYCFPGNIRELENIIERSVILSHQQTLSFDIIPFKKGEKSIVEENGSFKSLEEIQREHILNALKKTQGRVSGPSGAARLLGLNDKTLFSKMAKLGINE
- a CDS encoding GntR family transcriptional regulator; the protein is MENTLQYKNLYNRLKKEILADVYPLGSVLPSENELCAASSLARSTVRQALSQLETEGYIVKQKGKGSIVKSKSRALNLLSFHGFSATVEQDEIFTLSVQEPLIQPWPADFFFDLNEIESGAGCIHFSRVRSIDQQPVMFESTYVPNLNLPKFTRQFQLHTSFFEFLGKEYHLEIMGMDQQIWAVAAEAAIATHLQLPIGTPVLKISRKYHTNRPHLHLYSLLFCNTEKYAMSNSSGLVNA
- a CDS encoding CoA-acylating methylmalonate-semialdehyde dehydrogenase, producing MTSEAIKISGHYTAGQQWTPAQENTIAVYSPLDGALIGAVPIATPDTIDQVVHNASRAFVAWSATPLKERVQVLFRFKTLLEKHGSELANLIQLENGKTWAEAKAEIDKGIEVLEFATSLPQIWDQGVLEVSTGVSCQYERFPLGVVLSIAPFNFPAMVPMWTIPIAIGCGNTFILKPSELVPLTAVRLAELFTEAGLPRGVFNVVHGARETTEYLIDHPGIQALSFVGSTKVARLVYQRAATLGKKALALGGAKNHLVVVPDADPEITAKNVVASAMGCAGQRCMAASVLILVGDTGNILDKIVAEAQKIRVGEDLGAVISSAAKARIEGYIDRAEAAAYNILVDGRGASVAGKEKGTYVGPTLIEGVPAGAECACDEIFGPVLSVLRTNTLDEALAIENSNPYGNAASIYTTSGAVARYFAERASAGMVGINIGVPVPREPFSFGGWNESKFGHGDITGMDGVRFWTKLKKVTTKWTASAAQNWMS